One window of Camelina sativa cultivar DH55 chromosome 4, Cs, whole genome shotgun sequence genomic DNA carries:
- the LOC104784053 gene encoding uncharacterized protein LOC104784053 encodes MSQTLFNLKSFSRSINTIIMRRYIVITKASQRRYTTGSSQEKPSWTSDPDTGYFRPERTGAKEFNPCIAKTSQIQGKMMRGEELWWMPDPHSGYYRPDNFVKELDSAELRSLHFNKNHKTL; translated from the exons ATGTCTCAAACACTTTTCAATCTCAAAAGCTTCTCTCGATCTATCAACACAATTATAAT GAGGAGATACATTGTGATCACAAAAGCCTCTCAAAGGAGATATACTACTGGAAGTAGCCAGGAGAAACCATCGTGGACATCAGACCCTGATACCGGATACTTTAGACCTGAGAGGACCGGTGCAAAAGAGTTTAATCCATGCATTGCAAAAACTTCTCAAATTCAAGGTAAAATGATGAGAGGAGAAGAGCTATGGTGGATGCCTGACCCTCACAGCGGATACTATAGACCCGATAATTTTGTCAAAGAGCTTGACTCAGCTGAGCTACGGTCTTTGCACTTCAATAAGAATCACAAGACGTTGTAA
- the LOC104781235 gene encoding gamma-tubulin complex component 4 isoform X2, which yields MLHELLLALLGFTGDLIVDEREQRKTLGLAFNSDSPLSDECTFKLAPDISFIEPSERDLIERLIKLGFYYRELDRFAKKSRNLSWIRSVVTSVHPLERADELSKQSREKKPSVYRRAIANGIGEILSVYRSAVLQIEQKLLAETTPILATVTQGLNKFFVLFPPLYEVILEIERDDIRGGQLLNVLNKRCHCGVPELRTCLQRLLWHGHQVMYNQLAAWIVYGILQDPHGEFFIKRQEDGDLDHRSSQEEISEKLARTSVHETSLTDWHSGFHISLDMLPDYISMRLGESILFAGKAIRVLRNPSPAFQFQKDKSFQQTMRGSQRIRGFMHSDFPERETEIDTDLTGGELLPQSEADKIEAMLKELKESSEFHKRSFECTVDSVRAIAASHLWQLVVVRADLNGHLKALKDYFLLEKGDFFQCFLEESRPLMRLPPRQSTGESDLMVPFQLAATKTIAEEDKYFSRVSLRMPSFGVTVRSSQAELARSKASLAGKANYTSDTSVDGWDAIALEYSVDWPMQLFFTQEVLSKYLKVFQYLIRLKRTQMELEKSWASVMHQDHVESAQHRKDGTNGSTSQQRRQGIRPMWRVREHMAFLIRNLQFYIQVDVIESQWKVLQTHIHDSQDFTELVGFHQE from the exons ATGTTGCACGAGCTTCTTCTAGCTCTCTTAGGCTTCACCGGCGATCTCATCGTCGACGAGCGAGAGCAACGGAAAACCCTAGGCCTCGCTTTCAACTCCGATTCACCTCTCTCTGATGAATGTACCTTCAAACTCGCTCCTGACATCTCCTTCATCGAACCCAGCGAAAg GGACTTAATCGAGAGGTTGATCAAGCTAGGGTTCTACTATCGAGAGCTCGACCGGTTTGCGAAGAAGTCTCGCAATTTGAGCTGGATTAGGTCTGTAGTAACCAGTGTGCATCCGTTGGAACGGGCTGATGAATTGTCGAAGCAGAGTAGAGAGAAGAAGCCTAGCGTGTACCGTAGAGCCATTGCTAATGGAATTGGGGAGATTCTTTCCGTCTATAGATCTGCGGTTCTTCAGATAGAGCAGAAGCTATTGGCGGAGACTACGCCTATTCTTGCTACGGTTACGCAGGGGCTCAATAAG TTCTTCGTTCTTTTCCCTCCCCTGTACGAGGTTATCCTTGAGATTGAGCGTGATGATATTCGTGGAGGGCAGCTTCTTAATGTGTTGAATAAAAGGTGTCATTGTGGTGTGCCTGAACTGAGGACTTGTCTCCAAAG GCTTCTTTGGCATGGACATCAGGTCATGTATAATCAACTTGCGGCTTGGATTGTCTACGGGATTCTCCAGGATCCTCATGGAGAGTTTTTCATCAAGAG GCAGGAAGATGGGGATTTAGATCATCGCTCATCTCAGGAAGAAATATCTGAAAAGTTGGCTCGTACCTCAGTACATGAGACATCTTTAACTGATTGGCACTCTGGATTTCACATCTCTTTG GATATGTTACCTGATTATATTTCCATGAGGCTTGGTGAATCCATTCTTTTTGCAGGGAAAGCCATAAGGGTTTTGCGAAATCCCAGTCCTGCTTTCCAGTTCCAGAAGGACAAGAGTTTTCAGCAAACAATGCGTGGCTCCCAGAGGATTCGAGGATTTATGCATAGTGATTTCCCTGAAAGGGAAACTGAAATAGATACAGATCTTACAGGGGGAGAGTTACTACCTCAGTCAGAGGCAGACAAGATCGAAGCAATGCTCAAAGAATTAAAG GAATCATCTGAGTTTCACAAGAGATCATTCGAGTGCACTGTTGATTCTGTTCGAGCAATAGCAGCCAGTCATCTTTGGCAG CTTGTCGTTGTACGTGCTGATCTCAATGGTCATCTTAAAGCTCTTAAAGACTATTTTCTCTTAGAAAAAGGAGATTTCTTTCAG TGCTTTCTGGAGGAGAGTCGTCCGTTGATGCGTTTGCCGCCTCGCCAGTCAACTGGAGAGTCTGATCTTATGGTACCATTCCAGTTG GCTGCAACAAAAACCATTGCAGAGGAAGATAAGTATTTTTCTAGGGTATCCCTACG TATGCCTTCATTTGGAGTCACAGTCAGATCTTCTCAAGCTGAGCTGGCGAGATCTAAAGCATCTCTTGCCGGGAAGGCAAATTATACATCAGACACCTCTGTGGATGGCTGGGACGCTATTGCTCTGGAGTATTCTGTTGATTGGCCTATGCAACTGTTTTTCACTCAAGAAGTGCTTTCTAA GTATCTCAAGGTGTTCCAATACTTGATACGGCTAAAGAGAACTCAGATGGAATTAGAGAAATCATGGGCTTCTGTAATGCATCAAGATCATGTAGAATCTGCTCAACATCGAAAAGATGGTACAAACGGCTCAACATCTCAACAAAGACGACAAGGAATAAGACCCATGTGGCGTGTTAGAGAGCACATGGCGTTTTTGATAAGGAATCTTCAGTTTTATATTCAG GTTGACGTGATAGAATCTCAATGGAAGGTGTTGCAAACTCACATTCACGATTCTCAAGACTTCACTGAACTCGTTGGCTTCCATCAAGAGTAA
- the LOC104781235 gene encoding gamma-tubulin complex component 4 isoform X1 produces MLHELLLALLGFTGDLIVDEREQRKTLGLAFNSDSPLSDECTFKLAPDISFIEPSERDLIERLIKLGFYYRELDRFAKKSRNLSWIRSVVTSVHPLERADELSKQSREKKPSVYRRAIANGIGEILSVYRSAVLQIEQKLLAETTPILATVTQGLNKFFVLFPPLYEVILEIERDDIRGGQLLNVLNKRCHCGVPELRTCLQRLLWHGHQVMYNQLAAWIVYGILQDPHGEFFIKRQEDGDLDHRSSQEEISEKLARTSVHETSLTDWHSGFHISLDMLPDYISMRLGESILFAGKAIRVLRNPSPAFQFQKDKSFQQTMRGSQRIRGFMHSDFPERETEIDTDLTGGELLPQSEADKIEAMLKELKESSEFHKRSFECTVDSVRAIAASHLWQLVVVRADLNGHLKALKDYFLLEKGDFFQCFLEESRPLMRLPPRQSTGESDLMVPFQLAATKTIAEEDKYFSRVSLRMPSFGVTVRSSQAELARSKASLAGKANYTSDTSVDGWDAIALEYSVDWPMQLFFTQEVLSKYLKVFQYLIRLKRTQMELEKSWASVMHQDHVESAQHRKDGTNGSTSQQRRQGIRPMWRVREHMAFLIRNLQFYIQVDVIESQWKVLQTHIHDSQDFTELVGFHQEYLSALISQSFLDIGSVSRILDSIMKLCLQFCWNIENQESNPNTTELENIAEEFNKKSNSLYTILRSSKLAGSQRAPFLRRFLLRLNFNSFYEATARGVLNVVRQRPALPL; encoded by the exons ATGTTGCACGAGCTTCTTCTAGCTCTCTTAGGCTTCACCGGCGATCTCATCGTCGACGAGCGAGAGCAACGGAAAACCCTAGGCCTCGCTTTCAACTCCGATTCACCTCTCTCTGATGAATGTACCTTCAAACTCGCTCCTGACATCTCCTTCATCGAACCCAGCGAAAg GGACTTAATCGAGAGGTTGATCAAGCTAGGGTTCTACTATCGAGAGCTCGACCGGTTTGCGAAGAAGTCTCGCAATTTGAGCTGGATTAGGTCTGTAGTAACCAGTGTGCATCCGTTGGAACGGGCTGATGAATTGTCGAAGCAGAGTAGAGAGAAGAAGCCTAGCGTGTACCGTAGAGCCATTGCTAATGGAATTGGGGAGATTCTTTCCGTCTATAGATCTGCGGTTCTTCAGATAGAGCAGAAGCTATTGGCGGAGACTACGCCTATTCTTGCTACGGTTACGCAGGGGCTCAATAAG TTCTTCGTTCTTTTCCCTCCCCTGTACGAGGTTATCCTTGAGATTGAGCGTGATGATATTCGTGGAGGGCAGCTTCTTAATGTGTTGAATAAAAGGTGTCATTGTGGTGTGCCTGAACTGAGGACTTGTCTCCAAAG GCTTCTTTGGCATGGACATCAGGTCATGTATAATCAACTTGCGGCTTGGATTGTCTACGGGATTCTCCAGGATCCTCATGGAGAGTTTTTCATCAAGAG GCAGGAAGATGGGGATTTAGATCATCGCTCATCTCAGGAAGAAATATCTGAAAAGTTGGCTCGTACCTCAGTACATGAGACATCTTTAACTGATTGGCACTCTGGATTTCACATCTCTTTG GATATGTTACCTGATTATATTTCCATGAGGCTTGGTGAATCCATTCTTTTTGCAGGGAAAGCCATAAGGGTTTTGCGAAATCCCAGTCCTGCTTTCCAGTTCCAGAAGGACAAGAGTTTTCAGCAAACAATGCGTGGCTCCCAGAGGATTCGAGGATTTATGCATAGTGATTTCCCTGAAAGGGAAACTGAAATAGATACAGATCTTACAGGGGGAGAGTTACTACCTCAGTCAGAGGCAGACAAGATCGAAGCAATGCTCAAAGAATTAAAG GAATCATCTGAGTTTCACAAGAGATCATTCGAGTGCACTGTTGATTCTGTTCGAGCAATAGCAGCCAGTCATCTTTGGCAG CTTGTCGTTGTACGTGCTGATCTCAATGGTCATCTTAAAGCTCTTAAAGACTATTTTCTCTTAGAAAAAGGAGATTTCTTTCAG TGCTTTCTGGAGGAGAGTCGTCCGTTGATGCGTTTGCCGCCTCGCCAGTCAACTGGAGAGTCTGATCTTATGGTACCATTCCAGTTG GCTGCAACAAAAACCATTGCAGAGGAAGATAAGTATTTTTCTAGGGTATCCCTACG TATGCCTTCATTTGGAGTCACAGTCAGATCTTCTCAAGCTGAGCTGGCGAGATCTAAAGCATCTCTTGCCGGGAAGGCAAATTATACATCAGACACCTCTGTGGATGGCTGGGACGCTATTGCTCTGGAGTATTCTGTTGATTGGCCTATGCAACTGTTTTTCACTCAAGAAGTGCTTTCTAA GTATCTCAAGGTGTTCCAATACTTGATACGGCTAAAGAGAACTCAGATGGAATTAGAGAAATCATGGGCTTCTGTAATGCATCAAGATCATGTAGAATCTGCTCAACATCGAAAAGATGGTACAAACGGCTCAACATCTCAACAAAGACGACAAGGAATAAGACCCATGTGGCGTGTTAGAGAGCACATGGCGTTTTTGATAAGGAATCTTCAGTTTTATATTCAG GTTGACGTGATAGAATCTCAATGGAAGGTGTTGCAAACTCACATTCACGATTCTCAAGACTTCACTGAACTCGTTGGCTTCCATCAAGA GTATCTCTCGGCTCTTATATCTCAATCTTTCCTCGACATTGGTTCCGTCTCAAGGATACTCGACAGCATCATGAAACTATGTCTCCAGTTCTGCTGGAACATTGAGAATCAAGAAAGCAATCCAAACACTACGGAACTTGAAAACATAGCCGAG GAATTCAACAAGAAGTCGAATTCCTTGTATACCATACTGAGAAGCAGCAAGCTTGCCGGAAGCCAGCGAGCCCCATTCTTGAGACGTTTTCTTTTACGCCTAAATTTCAATTCCTTTTACGAG GCAACTGCAAGGGGCGTGCTGAATGTTGTCCGCCAACGCCCAGCTCTTCCATTATAA
- the LOC104781236 gene encoding RHOMBOID-like protein 4 encodes MGEKDSETAPIWGKTRQRESNNTQQQYPMDVESASLSGQQHRSLNRSRSSYEERGRGVKEFRSWLAWLIPCFVVANVVVFVITMYVNNCPKKSGDCFADFLGRFSFQNTRENPLLGPSSLTLQTMGGLDVKKVVKQDEGWRLLSCNWLHGGVVHLLVNMLTLLFIGIRMEREFGFIRIGLLYLISGFGGSILSALFLRSNISVGASGAVFGLLGGMLSEIFINWTIYSNKVVTIITLVLIVAVNLGLGVLPGVDNFAHIGGFATGFLLGFVLLIRPHYGWINQRNAPGAKPHRYKMYQGIFWTISLLLLVAGFIAGLIFLFNNVDGNEHCSWCHYLSCVPTSKWSCNREPASCTTTQLGNQFSMTCLRNGKSASYILANPPDSRINSLCVQLCR; translated from the exons ATGGGTGAGAAAGATTCAGAAACAGCTCCGATTTGGGGAAAAACTCGACAGAGAGAGagcaacaacacacaacaacaatacCCAATGGATGTTGAATCTGCTTCTCTATCTGGGCAACAACATCGATCTCTGAATCGTAGTCGAAGTTCTTATGAAGAACGAGGAAGAGGAGTTAAAGAGTTTAGAAGCTGGTTAGCTTGGCTCATACCCTGTTTCGTTGTCGCTAACGTTGTCGTGTTCGTGATCACCATGTATGTCAACAACTGTCCCAAGAAATCTGGAGATTGTTTTGCTGATTTCTTGGGTCGCTTCTCGTTTCAGAACACTAGAGAGAATCCTCTTCTCGGTCCTTCCTCTCTAAC GTTACAAACAATGGGTGGGTTGGATGTAAAGAAAGTGGTTAAACAAGATGAAGGATGGCGTTTACTATCGTGCAACTGGTTACATGGAGGAGTTGTTCACTTACTCGTGAACATGTTGACTCTTTTGTTCATTGGTATACGTATGGAACGCGAATTCGGTTTTA TACGGATTGGATTGCTTTATCTGATATCTGGATTTGGAGGAAGTATATTGTCAGCTCTTTTCCTCCGCTCAAACATCTCTGTTGGAGCATCTGGTGCTGTGTTTGGTTTACTTGGAGGAATGCTCTCTGAGATCTTTATTAACTGGACAATCTATTCTAACAAG GTTGTGACGATTATAACTCTTGTATTGATTGTGGCGGTGAACTTGGGACTTGGTGTGCTCCCTGGAGTTGATAACTTTGCTCATATTGGAGGGTTTGCAACCGGGTTTCTACTTGGATTTGTGCTCTTAATCCGTCCCCATTATGGATGGATCAACCAAAGAAACGCTCCTGGAGCTAAACCCCACAGGTACAAAATGTATCAGGGCATATTTTGGAccatctctcttctcctcttggTCGCTGG GTTCATTGCTGgattgatctttctcttcaacaaTGTCGATGGAAACGAACATTGCTCATGGTGTCATTACCTTTCATGTGTTCCAACATCTAAATGGAGCTGTAACCGAGAACCAGCCTCTTGCACG ACGACTCAATTAGGTAACCAATTCAGCATGACTTGTTTGAGAAATGGGAAATCAGCATCTTACATTTTGGCAAATCCCCCGGATTCACGGATTAATAGCTTATGTGTTCAGCTTTGCCGttga